The following coding sequences are from one Macaca mulatta isolate MMU2019108-1 chromosome 7, T2T-MMU8v2.0, whole genome shotgun sequence window:
- the LOC100430266 gene encoding golgin subfamily A member 8J, whose translation MVITARFSSSPVSRGSQDNENSHLSSGFTERAPGWDGGEIKSMRESATGILGDSPISFAPLKELESPCQELAAALDSRSVKISQLKNTIKSLKQQKKQVEHQLEEEKKANNEKQKAERELQVQIQTLNVQKGKLSTDLFHAKRSLRYFEEESKDLADRLQCSLQRKGELEQVLSAVTATQKKKANPSSSHRKARMEWKLEWSTREQALLKAQLTQLKESLKEAHLERDEYVQHLKGERARWQQRMKKMSQEVYTLKKEKKDDMRRVEKLERSLSKLKNRMAKPLSLDPPAVPAEEELQHLRKELERVSAELQAHVENHQHVSLLNQTLKERLREQEERLQQLPEPQSGVKELNNENKSALHLEQQIEELQGKLGEEHLEAARQQNQQLQDQLSLMALPGEGDGGQHLDSEEEEGPRPMPSVPEDQESWEAMSGLMDLLEEQADLRERVEKLEVQFIHYWRERCHQKIRHLINEPGGSVKDAARGGHHQAGPGQGGDEGEAAGPAGDGVAADADQNNEHSKLLTSSQNPVEEPGPGAPAPQETGDAHKHGDLCDMSLTDSQEPAHEATEGSPHNNPAAQTITQEHQEHPGLGSSRSVPFCCWAWLPRRRR comes from the exons ATGGTCATTACTGCTCGATTTTCCTCATCCCCAGTCTCAAGGGGAAGCCAGGACAATGAGAACAGCCACTTGTCATCAGGATTCACTGAAAGGGCCCCAGGGTGGGATGGTGGGGAGATAAAAAGCATGAGAGAA TCAGCAACGGGTATCCTCGGAGACAGCCCTATATCATTTGCTCCCCTGAAGGAACTGGAG AGCCCGTGCCAAGAACTAGCAGCAGCTCTGGACTCGAGGTCCGTCAAAATCAGTCAACTGAAGAACACCATCAAATCCTTG AAACAACAGAAGAAACAAGTGGAACATCAGCTGGAAGAA GAAAAGAAGGCAAACAATGAGAAACAGAAAGCCGAAAGGGAGCTACAG GTTCAAATCCAGACATTGAACGTACAGAAAGGGAAACTAAGTACGGACCTGTTTCACGCGAAACGTTCGCTCAGATACTTTGAAG AGGAGTCCAAGGATCTGGCCGACCGCCTGCAATGTTCATTGCAGCGTAAAGGAGAGTTGGAGCAGGTTCTCTCTGCTGTCACCGCCACACAGAAGAAAAAGGCGAACCCA TCCTCGAGCCACAGGAAAGCACGTATGGAGTGGAAGTTAGAGTGGTCCACacgggagcaggcacttctgaaAGCACAGCTGACACAG TTGAAGGAGTCGCTAAAAGAAGCCCATCTAGAGAGAGATGAATATGTTCAACATCTAAAAGGAGAGAGGGCCCGGTGGCAGCAGAGGATGAAGAAAATGTCACAGGAG GTTTACACcttgaagaaggagaagaaggatgaCATGCGTCGGGTGGAGAAGCTGGAGAGGAGCTTGTCCAAACTCAAGAACCGGATGG CTAAACCCCTGTCCCTGGACCCCCCAGCTGTGCCCGCTGAGGAGGAGCTGCAGCACCTGAGGAAGGAACTAGAGAGGGTGTCAGCAGAGCTCCAGGCCCACGTGGAAAACCATCAACACGTAAGTCTCCTGAACCAGACACTAAAGGAGAGGCttcgggagcaggaggagaggcttCAGCAGCTGCCCGAGCCACAGAGCGGCGTCAAGGAGCTG AACAACGAGAACAAGAGCGCACTGCACTTGGAGCAGCAAATAGAGGAGCTACAGGGAAAGCTGGGTGAG GAGCACCTGGAAGCTGCCAGGCAGCAGAATCAGCAGCTGCAGGACCAACTGAGCCTCATGGCTCTCCCTGGGGAAG GAGATGGAGGACAACATCTggacagtgaggaggaggagggacctCGGCCCATGCCGAGCGTCCCAGAGGACCAGGAGAGCtgggaggccatg AGCGGCCTTATGGACCTCCTGGAGGAGCAGGCAGACCTGAGGGAGCGTGTGGAGAAACTAGAAGTTCAGTTCATCCACTACTGGAGGGAGAGATGCCATCA GAAAATTCGTCACCTTATAAATGAGCCAGGAGGCAGTGTCAAAGATGCAGCACGGGGAGGACATCATCAGGCTGGCCCAGGACAGGGAGGAGATGAAG GTGAAGCTGCTGGCCCTGCAGGAGATGGTGTTGCGGCTGATGCTGACCAGAACAACGAGCAcagcaaactcctgacctcttccCAGAACCCTGTTGAGGAGCCCGGTCCAGGAGCCCCAGCCCCCCAGGAGACTGGGGATGCCCACAAGCATGGTG ATCTTTGTGACATGAGCCTCACCGACAGCCAGGAGCCAGCTCACGAGGCCACGGAGGGGTCTCCCCACAACAACCCTGCTGCACAGACCATCACGCAGGAGCACCAGGAGCACCCAGGCTTGGGCAGCAGCCGCTCTGTGCCGTTCTGTTGCTGGGCTTGGCTGCCGAGAAGGAGGAGAtaa